A genomic window from Candidatus Acididesulfobacter guangdongensis includes:
- a CDS encoding 5,10-methylenetetrahydrofolate reductase produces MTKNRFKDKLENNEFVYTSEVSPERGTDLSKIKIILKSLEDKITAFNVTDNQGANMKMSSLAASVFIKSIGGEPIFQQTCRDRNRMALESDLLGASALGINNVLTLTGDYITFGDHKHAKPVYDIDSVNLIEIIKGLNSGHDMNGNILNGKTDFYIGAAVNPESNPLEPQLMKFEKKIKAGCNFFQTQAVFSVENFEKFYDYYKNYNDIKIIAGIFILKSAKVARFMNKNIPGIYIPQSIIDELENSSSPLQTGIEISARIAKGLKNKVNGLHIMAFGVEDSIPDFLKSFKE; encoded by the coding sequence ATGACTAAAAATAGATTTAAAGATAAGTTGGAAAATAACGAGTTTGTTTATACATCCGAAGTTTCTCCCGAAAGAGGTACTGATTTATCCAAGATTAAAATTATTCTAAAATCGTTAGAAGACAAAATAACGGCTTTTAATGTCACGGATAATCAGGGAGCTAATATGAAGATGTCTTCTTTAGCCGCTTCCGTATTTATTAAAAGTATCGGAGGAGAACCTATTTTTCAGCAGACGTGCAGAGACAGGAACAGGATGGCTCTTGAATCCGATCTTCTCGGCGCTTCGGCACTTGGAATAAATAATGTTCTTACGCTGACCGGAGACTATATAACTTTTGGAGACCATAAACATGCCAAACCTGTTTACGATATAGATTCCGTTAATTTAATAGAAATTATCAAAGGACTGAACAGCGGACATGATATGAACGGGAATATTTTAAACGGCAAAACCGATTTTTATATAGGTGCGGCTGTTAATCCGGAATCAAACCCTTTAGAACCGCAGCTTATGAAGTTTGAAAAGAAAATCAAAGCAGGATGTAATTTTTTTCAGACGCAGGCAGTTTTTTCCGTTGAAAATTTTGAGAAATTTTATGATTATTATAAAAATTATAACGATATAAAAATTATAGCAGGTATATTTATATTAAAATCGGCAAAAGTGGCAAGATTTATGAATAAGAATATTCCCGGAATATATATACCGCAATCGATTATTGACGAATTAGAAAATTCAAGCAGCCCATTACAGACCGGCATTGAAATATCTGCAAGAATTGCAAAAGGTTTAAAAAATAAAGTAAACGGATTACATATAATGGCTTTTGGAGTAGAAGATTCTATACCTGATTTTTTAAAAAGTTTTAAAGAATAA
- a CDS encoding pyruvate ferredoxin oxidoreductase subunit gamma, whose amino-acid sequence MKEVRIHGRGGQGSVTMASILALSFFDDGKYCQAFPSFGSERTGAPVQAFARVSDNPIRTRHQIYDPDYVVVQDVTLIASVPVAKGLKDSGKLIINTETDLKEIIKNFGDNKINESSIILFPALKIAMKILGKPIVNTTLLGAFSAITGEVSIDSVKKEIEARFGSKLGKINADAAQAAYDYIKGEKIGL is encoded by the coding sequence ATGAAAGAAGTCAGAATACACGGAAGAGGCGGGCAAGGTTCTGTAACTATGGCATCTATTCTTGCATTAAGTTTTTTTGATGACGGAAAGTATTGTCAGGCTTTTCCGTCCTTCGGCTCCGAAAGAACCGGCGCGCCGGTTCAGGCTTTTGCGAGAGTGTCCGATAATCCGATTAGGACAAGGCATCAAATTTACGACCCTGACTATGTTGTAGTTCAGGATGTTACTTTGATAGCTTCTGTGCCGGTCGCCAAAGGACTTAAGGACAGCGGAAAATTGATAATAAATACTGAAACAGATTTAAAAGAAATTATTAAAAATTTTGGCGATAATAAAATAAACGAGTCAAGTATTATATTGTTTCCGGCTTTAAAAATAGCAATGAAAATATTGGGCAAACCGATAGTCAATACCACTCTTCTCGGTGCTTTTTCTGCTATTACCGGTGAAGTTTCTATTGATTCTGTCAAAAAAGAAATAGAAGCAAGATTTGGTTCAAAGTTAGGGAAAATTAACGCCGATGCTGCTCAGGCTGCGTACGATTACATTAAAGGAGAGAAAATTGGACTTTAA
- a CDS encoding 4Fe-4S dicluster domain-containing protein, with the protein MDFKLGIIARPGSALSNKTGSFRSEIPVFKHEKCTGCDLCIYYCPEGVVFGDKKTKTYSFDDDYCKGCGICAEECPVDDIEMFLVEK; encoded by the coding sequence TTGGACTTTAAATTAGGCATTATAGCCAGACCGGGGTCTGCACTTTCAAATAAAACAGGGTCGTTCAGGAGTGAAATTCCTGTTTTTAAACATGAAAAATGTACAGGATGCGATCTATGTATATATTATTGTCCGGAGGGTGTAGTTTTTGGCGATAAAAAGACAAAAACCTATAGTTTTGATGATGATTATTGCAAAGGATGCGGAATTTGCGCTGAGGAATGCCCTGTTGACGATATTGAGATGTTCCTTGTAGAAAAATAA
- the porA gene encoding pyruvate ferredoxin oxidoreductase codes for MKKVLEGSMAISDSIRMTEPKVISAYPITPQTHIVEHLSQMVADGDLKADYVMVESEHSAASVVLGASACGVRTYTATASQGLLYMGEVIYNIAGMRLPVVLTVANRAVSAPISIWNDMQDSMALRDSGAIQLVAENNQEAYDMHIQAYKIAENPNVMLPVMVCVDGFVLTHTFEVVETIDHIEKVREYLPPLNMKYTLDVNNPFSFGTVGEPSVYLETRYRLSNAINNSKSVIVDAANDYKEMFGKYEGALIDPYKMDDADTVIVAMGSVLGTIKDVVDELRESGKKIGVLKIRSFRPFPTDEIVNALKNIKNAIVIEKAVSLGKGGILSCEIRDALYQHRINSVNVNGYVMGLGGRDITPKNIYDLIIKAEKEEDVDGEFFGLNNELLNKVF; via the coding sequence ATGAAAAAAGTTCTGGAAGGTTCGATGGCAATTTCAGATAGCATTAGAATGACCGAACCAAAAGTAATTTCTGCCTATCCGATTACTCCGCAAACTCATATAGTCGAGCATCTTTCTCAAATGGTTGCAGACGGAGATTTAAAAGCCGATTATGTTATGGTAGAGAGCGAACATTCGGCTGCTTCCGTTGTTTTAGGCGCCAGCGCATGCGGCGTAAGAACTTATACTGCCACGGCATCGCAAGGTTTGCTATATATGGGAGAGGTTATTTATAACATTGCAGGTATGCGCCTGCCTGTTGTTTTAACCGTTGCCAATAGAGCCGTATCGGCTCCTATCAGTATATGGAACGATATGCAGGATTCTATGGCATTGCGTGACTCTGGAGCAATTCAGTTAGTTGCGGAAAACAATCAAGAAGCCTATGATATGCATATTCAAGCGTATAAAATTGCTGAAAATCCTAATGTCATGCTTCCCGTTATGGTGTGCGTTGACGGTTTCGTATTGACTCATACCTTTGAAGTTGTCGAAACTATTGACCATATTGAAAAAGTTAGGGAATATTTGCCGCCGTTAAATATGAAGTACACGCTTGACGTGAATAATCCATTTTCTTTCGGCACTGTCGGAGAGCCTTCGGTATATCTTGAAACAAGGTACAGGCTTTCAAACGCTATAAATAATTCTAAAAGCGTTATAGTTGATGCTGCAAATGATTATAAAGAAATGTTTGGAAAATATGAAGGTGCGCTTATAGACCCCTATAAAATGGATGATGCCGACACGGTCATCGTTGCTATGGGTTCGGTTCTCGGCACTATAAAAGATGTTGTGGATGAATTAAGAGAGTCCGGCAAAAAAATAGGCGTTCTTAAAATAAGGTCGTTCAGACCTTTTCCCACAGATGAAATTGTTAATGCATTAAAAAATATTAAAAATGCTATTGTTATCGAAAAAGCGGTATCCCTCGGAAAAGGCGGAATATTGTCCTGTGAAATCAGGGACGCTTTATACCAGCACAGAATTAATTCAGTTAATGTGAATGGTTACGTAATGGGACTTGGAGGAAGGGATATAACGCCAAAAAACATATACGACCTCATAATTAAAGCTGAAAAAGAAGAAGATGTAGATGGTGAGTTTTTTGGCTTAAATAATGAATTATTAAACAAAGTTTTTTAA
- a CDS encoding pyruvate ferredoxin oxidoreductase has translation MLTNILTKEDTHKQLFTMGHTGCSGCAQSMAVKLIMQVLGKNTIATSATGCLEVFSTKFPESSWNIPWIHSLFENSAAVASGIEAALQITGKKEGTTVLSQAGDGGTADIGLQALSGMFERGHDVLYVCYDNGAYMNTGYQRSGLTPYDSFTTTSPSGKISFGNNRPKKYMPEIAMAHKIPYTAVASAGYPIDLQKKVKKTLSIKGPKYLQVDVPCVPGWKYEPRYSIKIAQLAVQSGLYPLFEAEYGKITSVKKISKRVPVEEYLKLQGRFKHLFKNEAGKAEIEKIQKIADENIEQYGLL, from the coding sequence ATGCTAACAAATATTCTAACAAAAGAAGATACGCATAAACAGCTGTTTACAATGGGTCATACGGGATGTTCCGGATGCGCACAGTCAATGGCTGTAAAACTTATTATGCAGGTTCTTGGAAAAAATACTATTGCAACATCGGCTACAGGCTGTTTAGAAGTTTTTTCTACAAAGTTTCCCGAATCGTCGTGGAATATTCCATGGATTCACTCTTTGTTCGAAAATTCAGCCGCCGTTGCTTCAGGAATTGAAGCTGCATTGCAGATTACCGGTAAAAAAGAAGGCACAACCGTATTGTCGCAAGCCGGCGACGGCGGTACTGCAGATATTGGTCTTCAAGCTCTTAGCGGAATGTTTGAAAGAGGACATGATGTACTTTATGTCTGTTATGATAATGGGGCATATATGAATACCGGATATCAGAGAAGCGGTTTAACGCCATATGACTCTTTTACTACAACAAGCCCTTCAGGCAAAATATCTTTTGGCAATAACAGACCTAAAAAATATATGCCGGAAATAGCTATGGCACATAAAATACCGTATACCGCCGTTGCTTCGGCCGGATATCCTATAGATTTGCAAAAAAAAGTAAAAAAAACCTTATCTATAAAAGGTCCTAAATATTTACAGGTAGATGTTCCTTGTGTTCCGGGTTGGAAATATGAACCCAGATATTCGATTAAAATAGCTCAGCTTGCAGTTCAAAGCGGTCTTTATCCGTTATTTGAAGCTGAATACGGTAAAATTACTTCCGTAAAAAAAATCAGCAAGAGAGTCCCTGTTGAAGAATATCTTAAGCTTCAGGGAAGGTTTAAACATTTATTTAAAAATGAAGCAGGCAAGGCTGAAATTGAAAAAATCCAAAAAATTGCCGATGAAAATATCGAACAGTACGGTTTGCTTTGA
- a CDS encoding bifunctional 5,10-methylene-tetrahydrofolate dehydrogenase/5,10-methylene-tetrahydrofolate cyclohydrolase (catalyzes the formation of 5,10-methenyltetrahydrofolate from 5,10-methylenetetrahydrofolate and subsequent formation of 10-formyltetrahydrofolate from 5,10-methenyltetrahydrofolate): MSDKDSCIADFEDKIIDGRKIAAHIESSLKEKVDCLKNNGIIPCIYVILIGDDPASVIYVRNKENAANRCGIMSKKIILPVNISESELLNRINELNDDSLVHGILVQLPIPLHIDENKIMEAISPNKDVDGFHPFNEGKIFTGDSSFYPCTPFGIIKMLDYSNIELKGKNVVIIGQSIIVGKPLSIMLMNRNATVSVLNIHTNNIKCWTKMADVLISATGKAHLIDESFVKDGCVVVDVGISKLNGKICGDVNFNSVIKKVSKITPVPGGVGPVTVAVLMENTVNAALQFLSNN; this comes from the coding sequence ATGTCCGACAAAGATAGCTGTATTGCAGACTTTGAAGATAAAATTATTGACGGCAGAAAAATTGCTGCCCATATAGAGTCATCTTTAAAGGAAAAAGTTGATTGTTTAAAAAATAACGGGATTATCCCCTGTATATACGTTATACTTATAGGGGATGACCCCGCTTCCGTTATATATGTCAGGAATAAAGAAAACGCTGCAAATAGATGCGGCATAATGTCAAAAAAGATTATTCTTCCCGTTAATATTTCAGAAAGCGAATTATTAAATAGAATAAATGAATTAAACGACGATTCGCTGGTTCATGGAATACTGGTCCAACTTCCTATCCCTTTACACATAGACGAAAATAAAATAATGGAAGCAATTTCCCCTAATAAAGATGTTGATGGATTTCATCCGTTTAACGAGGGGAAAATATTTACCGGAGATTCAAGTTTTTACCCGTGCACGCCTTTCGGTATTATAAAAATGCTTGATTATTCAAATATAGAATTAAAAGGCAAAAATGTTGTCATAATAGGTCAAAGTATTATTGTGGGAAAGCCGCTGTCTATTATGCTTATGAACAGAAATGCGACGGTTAGCGTTCTTAATATTCATACAAATAATATAAAATGCTGGACTAAAATGGCTGATGTTCTAATTTCCGCTACTGGCAAGGCGCATCTCATAGACGAAAGTTTTGTGAAAGACGGCTGCGTGGTTGTCGACGTCGGTATCTCCAAACTGAACGGTAAAATATGCGGCGATGTTAATTTTAACAGTGTTATCAAGAAGGTATCAAAAATAACGCCGGTTCCCGGCGGAGTAGGACCCGTGACAGTAGCGGTACTTATGGAAAATACCGTTAATGCCGCTTTGCAATTTTTATCAAATAATTAA
- a CDS encoding 5,10-methylenetetrahydrofolate reductase produces the protein MIVTKQKTLENIIKKIKGSTFIFGCGICSDTSRTGGPKEVEAMRKILEDNNIKVTGTYIIDAMCHLQKVKKAVRDNEESIKLSESVLVLSCGSGVQSAVSSLSSIDKTKKVISGVDTMFIGNIESLSSLKEMCSLCGECVLNETAGICPVTLCPKGLLNGPCGGMKNYKCEVDENLDCAWVKIYERSIIQNSLEDIKKIASPKDYSVKQPVGAIKFKGSH, from the coding sequence ATGATAGTAACAAAACAGAAAACATTAGAAAATATTATTAAAAAAATTAAAGGCTCTACTTTTATATTCGGTTGCGGAATATGTTCCGATACGTCAAGAACGGGCGGACCCAAAGAAGTTGAAGCTATGAGAAAAATTTTAGAAGATAATAATATTAAAGTCACCGGTACCTATATTATTGACGCAATGTGCCACCTGCAAAAAGTTAAAAAAGCGGTGAGAGATAACGAAGAAAGTATAAAATTGTCGGAATCTGTTCTGGTTCTGTCATGCGGCAGCGGGGTTCAGTCCGCAGTCAGTTCGCTTAGTTCAATAGATAAGACTAAGAAAGTTATTTCAGGCGTAGATACGATGTTTATCGGAAATATAGAATCATTGTCGTCGCTGAAAGAGATGTGTTCTTTATGCGGAGAATGCGTTTTAAATGAAACAGCCGGAATCTGTCCCGTTACATTATGCCCTAAAGGACTTTTAAACGGTCCTTGCGGAGGGATGAAAAATTATAAGTGCGAAGTTGATGAAAATTTGGATTGCGCCTGGGTTAAAATTTATGAAAGGTCAATAATTCAAAATTCTTTAGAAGATATAAAAAAAATTGCTTCTCCAAAAGACTATTCTGTGAAACAGCCTGTCGGAGCGATTAAGTTTAAGGGTTCGCATTAA
- a CDS encoding histidinol-phosphate transaminase: MSFDIKAPDYIYKIEPYIPGKPIEEVERERGIKDIVKLASNENPLGPSPSAVKAIRKHLKNLNRYPDGSGFYLKTDLSEYFNLEQDNFILGNGSNELIDIAVRTFCFNDENVVAPFPSFVAYYLAAEQLGIKLKISKLSADYKLDLNSMLTLVDDKTKIIFVSNPNNPTGTFYKAKEILKFINNIRKDILVIIDEAYIEYIAGESVLDLISIKEYSNILVLRTFSKAYGLAGLRIGYGIACNELLSLMDRVREPFNVNSLGLEAGRAALKDKEFIKKVIESNETEKKYLYNAFKILNINYIETGANFILIDLKDKKAVDINEKLLNKGVIVRPMNRFGYENMLRITVGRHNENLKLINALKEVIIK, translated from the coding sequence ATGTCTTTTGACATTAAAGCCCCGGACTATATATATAAAATTGAGCCCTACATTCCCGGAAAGCCGATAGAAGAAGTAGAACGGGAAAGAGGCATTAAGGATATTGTCAAACTTGCATCCAATGAAAATCCGCTCGGACCTTCTCCGTCTGCAGTTAAAGCTATCAGGAAACATTTGAAAAATTTAAATAGATACCCTGACGGTTCGGGATTTTATTTAAAAACAGACTTAAGCGAATATTTTAACTTAGAACAGGATAATTTTATACTCGGAAACGGTTCAAACGAACTTATAGATATTGCGGTAAGAACATTTTGCTTTAACGACGAAAATGTCGTTGCGCCTTTTCCGTCGTTTGTCGCTTATTATCTCGCGGCGGAGCAGCTCGGTATAAAATTAAAAATTTCAAAGTTATCAGCTGACTATAAACTTGATTTAAATTCAATGCTGACATTAGTTGACGATAAAACAAAAATAATCTTTGTGTCTAACCCTAATAATCCTACAGGTACATTTTATAAAGCAAAAGAAATATTAAAATTCATTAATAATATAAGAAAGGATATATTGGTTATCATTGACGAGGCTTATATAGAATATATCGCCGGCGAATCTGTATTAGATTTGATTTCTATTAAAGAATATAGCAATATTCTTGTATTGAGAACATTTTCAAAGGCATATGGTCTTGCAGGATTAAGAATAGGCTACGGTATTGCATGCAATGAGCTGCTGTCGCTTATGGATAGAGTCAGAGAGCCTTTTAACGTAAATTCTTTAGGATTGGAAGCGGGACGGGCAGCCTTAAAAGATAAAGAATTTATTAAAAAAGTTATAGAATCCAATGAAACTGAAAAAAAATATCTTTACAATGCTTTTAAAATACTAAATATAAATTATATTGAAACCGGCGCCAATTTTATTCTTATTGATTTAAAAGATAAAAAAGCCGTTGATATTAATGAAAAATTATTGAATAAAGGCGTAATCGTCAGACCAATGAACAGATTCGGCTATGAAAATATGCTAAGAATAACGGTAGGCAGACATAATGAAAACTTGAAATTGATAAATGCCCTGAAAGAAGTTATAATAAAATAA
- the aroF gene encoding 3-deoxy-7-phosphoheptulonate synthase, producing the protein MILVLKKNTTENEFNYILKKIESAGLKPHISKGEEVTIIGCIGVEDAVKDFFSEAKALPGVDKAIRITKPYKLASKEIGKEKTVIKVGDNVAFGSEKIVLIAGPCAIESLEGLIGIAEHVKEAGAAVLRGGAFKPRTSPYSFQGLGEEGLKYMQKAKEKTGMLIATEVMDPRDLDLICSYADILQIGARNMQNFRLLQEVGKVKKPVILKRGLCSTIQEFLMSAEYIMSNGNEEVILCERGIRTYETATRNTLDLSAIPVLKQLSHLPVIVDPSHAAGTWQYVGPLSLAAIAVGADGLMIEVHPVPEEAFSDGAQSLKYDTFQDIITKGRKVAAAVGRSI; encoded by the coding sequence GTGATTTTAGTGCTTAAAAAAAATACAACGGAAAATGAATTTAATTATATATTAAAAAAGATTGAATCAGCAGGGTTAAAACCGCACATTTCAAAGGGGGAAGAGGTTACTATAATAGGCTGCATAGGTGTTGAAGATGCCGTTAAAGATTTTTTCAGTGAGGCGAAGGCTTTACCAGGTGTTGACAAAGCTATACGAATTACAAAACCCTATAAATTAGCTTCTAAAGAAATAGGCAAAGAAAAAACAGTTATTAAGGTAGGCGATAATGTAGCTTTCGGTTCTGAAAAAATAGTTCTCATAGCAGGTCCTTGCGCTATTGAATCACTTGAAGGTCTTATAGGAATAGCCGAACACGTCAAAGAAGCCGGCGCTGCAGTATTAAGGGGGGGCGCTTTTAAACCGAGGACCAGCCCTTACAGCTTTCAGGGATTAGGCGAAGAAGGACTTAAGTATATGCAGAAAGCTAAAGAAAAGACAGGTATGCTGATTGCAACCGAAGTTATGGACCCTAGAGACTTGGATCTTATATGTTCTTACGCTGATATATTGCAGATAGGCGCAAGGAATATGCAAAATTTCAGACTTCTTCAAGAAGTAGGAAAAGTCAAAAAGCCGGTTATATTAAAACGAGGGTTGTGTTCTACTATTCAGGAATTTTTAATGTCTGCAGAATATATCATGTCCAACGGCAATGAAGAGGTTATACTCTGTGAAAGAGGCATAAGAACCTATGAAACCGCAACGAGAAATACTTTAGACCTAAGCGCTATTCCGGTATTAAAACAACTTTCGCATTTACCGGTTATAGTTGACCCATCGCACGCGGCAGGAACTTGGCAGTATGTCGGACCTCTTTCTTTAGCCGCAATTGCCGTAGGCGCCGACGGTCTCATGATTGAAGTACATCCTGTTCCTGAAGAAGCTTTTTCCGACGGAGCTCAATCTTTAAAATATGACACTTTTCAGGATATTATAACTAAAGGCAGAAAAGTTGCAGCGGCTGTTGGAAGAAGTATATAA
- a CDS encoding prephenate dehydrogenase/arogenate dehydrogenase family protein, with the protein MFKEITIIGLGFMGASLAGALKSLKPDIFINGLDVNQKNIDFCFKNNFIDRAVLLNNIPSAYNPKQSDITVLCIPPKIILNFLSVHKNFLSQFQLITDIGSIKKEIVSTAKSIGLNNFAGSHPMCGSDKSGAENADINMFHGKTCIVIRENNLNKNSNDDDIRNNNASNNFSDLETKINNYNYCDLNFIEKITLFWEALGMEIVYADACFHDYMVGYSSHLPHIVSFCLSKTVLDAADANQTLNSLKYIASGFKDTTRIAASSENIWTDIFLLNADNLISSLDNYINNLNKFRVLLKNSDENALSTLIAEISKQRKMLN; encoded by the coding sequence ATGTTTAAAGAAATTACTATAATCGGTTTGGGATTTATGGGCGCTTCCTTGGCAGGCGCTTTAAAATCTCTGAAACCCGATATCTTTATTAACGGTCTCGATGTAAATCAAAAAAATATTGATTTTTGTTTTAAAAATAACTTTATTGATAGAGCAGTATTGCTTAATAACATACCTTCCGCATATAATCCGAAACAGTCAGACATTACAGTTTTATGCATTCCGCCTAAAATAATTTTAAATTTTTTGTCCGTTCATAAAAATTTTCTTTCTCAATTTCAATTGATTACGGATATAGGAAGTATAAAAAAAGAAATTGTTTCTACCGCAAAAAGCATAGGATTAAATAATTTTGCAGGTTCGCATCCTATGTGCGGTTCTGATAAAAGCGGAGCGGAAAATGCAGATATAAATATGTTTCATGGCAAAACATGCATTGTAATCAGAGAAAATAATTTAAATAAAAATTCTAATGACGATGATATTCGTAATAATAACGCATCAAATAATTTTTCTGATTTAGAAACAAAAATAAATAATTACAATTATTGTGATTTAAATTTTATAGAAAAGATTACTTTATTCTGGGAAGCGTTAGGAATGGAAATTGTATATGCCGATGCGTGTTTTCATGACTATATGGTAGGGTATTCCAGTCATTTACCGCATATTGTTTCTTTCTGTCTCAGTAAAACAGTGCTGGATGCCGCAGATGCAAACCAAACTTTAAATTCTTTAAAATATATAGCTTCCGGTTTTAAAGATACGACGAGGATTGCCGCATCTTCAGAAAATATCTGGACTGATATTTTTTTATTAAACGCAGATAATTTAATCTCATCATTAGATAATTATATAAATAATCTTAATAAATTTAGAGTCTTGCTGAAAAATAGCGATGAAAATGCTCTCAGCACGCTAATTGCCGAAATATCTAAGCAAAGAAAAATGCTGAACTGA
- the aroA gene encoding 3-phosphoshikimate 1-carboxyvinyltransferase, with translation MSGGNLIKLSTDANSVLVKGLDKPLKSEITVPADKSISHRAVMLGSIANGNSIVGRLSVSRDNLATVAAFRKLGIRIETTKENKIKVHGNGLFGLKEPQSVINTYNSGTLTRLIAGILAGNDFFSVLSGDKYLNSRPMARIIDPLSLMGAKIFGRKNNYPPLSIIGSKLNPIYYDVPIPSAQVKSCLIFAGLYADGNTVIYEKNKTRDHTEKFLSLQDYPFTEEDTADGGNIINVKGGGELKPFNIEIPGDFSSAAFFIALGLLLKDSEITIKDVLLNDRRVGLINILKRMHANVEIIDYKEDFEKVGTIKASYSKLSAISITEEDVPDMIDEFPIFAVIASFAEGITAVRGAKELRVKETDRIKAIAANLNKFGIKSKEYDDGFEIEGNPDYSGQLYKFNNSERKPALINKSNNFAGLDNLTEKEDAAGFYIKSYGDHRIAMSMIILALLLKNKETEVKDVRCINTSFPNFFNILNNIID, from the coding sequence ATGTCTGGAGGAAATTTGATTAAATTATCTACCGATGCAAATAGTGTATTAGTTAAAGGATTAGATAAACCGCTAAAATCGGAAATAACCGTTCCTGCAGATAAATCAATTTCGCATAGAGCAGTAATGCTTGGTTCGATTGCAAACGGAAATTCGATTGTCGGCAGGCTTTCAGTATCGCGTGACAATCTCGCTACCGTTGCAGCATTCAGAAAACTCGGCATAAGAATAGAAACGACTAAGGAAAATAAAATAAAAGTTCACGGCAACGGTCTGTTTGGACTGAAAGAGCCGCAAAGCGTAATAAACACATATAACTCAGGTACGCTGACAAGGCTTATCGCAGGTATTTTAGCGGGAAACGATTTTTTTTCTGTGCTGTCCGGCGACAAATATTTGAATTCGCGTCCTATGGCAAGGATAATAGACCCTTTGTCGCTTATGGGCGCTAAAATTTTCGGCAGAAAAAATAATTATCCGCCATTATCTATAATAGGTTCAAAATTAAATCCTATTTACTATGATGTGCCGATTCCCAGCGCGCAGGTCAAATCATGTCTAATTTTTGCAGGATTATATGCGGACGGAAACACCGTCATTTATGAAAAAAATAAAACAAGAGACCACACTGAAAAATTTTTATCGCTTCAAGATTATCCGTTTACGGAAGAAGATACGGCTGACGGCGGAAATATAATAAATGTAAAAGGCGGCGGAGAGTTAAAGCCTTTTAATATCGAAATTCCGGGAGATTTCAGCAGCGCTGCTTTTTTTATTGCCCTTGGACTTCTATTGAAAGATTCTGAAATAACTATAAAAGATGTGCTTTTAAACGATAGAAGGGTTGGACTTATTAATATCCTGAAAAGAATGCATGCAAATGTTGAAATAATTGATTATAAGGAAGATTTTGAGAAAGTCGGAACAATTAAAGCGTCATATTCTAAGCTTTCGGCAATAAGTATAACCGAGGAAGACGTTCCGGATATGATTGATGAATTTCCTATATTTGCGGTAATAGCGTCTTTTGCCGAAGGCATCACCGCTGTTCGCGGCGCTAAAGAATTGCGTGTAAAAGAAACGGACAGAATAAAAGCTATAGCGGCTAATTTAAATAAATTCGGCATTAAATCCAAAGAATATGATGACGGGTTTGAAATAGAAGGCAATCCTGATTATTCAGGACAACTATATAAGTTCAATAATTCCGAGCGAAAGCCTGCCCTTATAAATAAGTCAAATAATTTTGCGGGGTTAGACAATTTGACCGAAAAAGAAGACGCCGCCGGCTTTTATATTAAATCTTACGGCGACCATAGAATAGCCATGTCTATGATAATCTTGGCTCTTTTATTAAAAAACAAAGAAACGGAAGTTAAGGATGTTAGATGTATAAATACGTCATTTCCTAATTTTTTTAATATATTAAACAATATTATTGATTAA